One Edaphobacter lichenicola DNA window includes the following coding sequences:
- a CDS encoding lactonase family protein: MKQRSSLNRRHFLRIVGAAPLALRTSVARGLPSSPRLAYVGSGCGEIYVFQIDGPNWTLMQIVACKAPASLTVHPNRRILYAVNQVASHQHLPTGSVETFTLAPDGRLAAFSKTSLSLSATLPRHLALSPDGKRAVVAIHGGGAYNLLTFLDGGLRPQITGILKESGCGPTALHQLSAHPSMALFDTTQSRVLTSDTGSDRISVFAVNETSLTVHQRFATDAGSGPAHLLLHPKGDILFVANQLNCSLCSYKYDPERGRILHCIQCIAEDTGGPLALHPSGRTLYTTGGSEDDVIQAWHIDRTTGRLNRLQSWHQPSARSVAITAERNTLLVVSDTLDGVLRFAAEPADGRLHPPTLAAEVPKPLSIATLSDSV; the protein is encoded by the coding sequence ATGAAGCAGCGCTCCTCTCTCAATCGCAGACACTTCCTTCGCATCGTGGGGGCCGCCCCGCTTGCGCTGCGAACGAGCGTGGCGCGCGGGCTTCCATCGTCTCCGCGTCTTGCATATGTTGGGAGCGGCTGCGGTGAGATCTACGTCTTCCAAATCGATGGCCCTAACTGGACGTTGATGCAGATCGTAGCCTGCAAAGCCCCCGCTTCACTCACAGTCCATCCGAATCGCCGGATTCTCTACGCAGTCAACCAGGTAGCCAGCCACCAGCACCTGCCCACAGGCTCAGTCGAAACCTTCACCCTCGCACCCGACGGCAGACTTGCCGCATTCAGCAAAACTTCCCTCTCGCTCTCCGCTACCCTCCCCCGTCACCTTGCTCTATCGCCCGATGGCAAAAGAGCCGTCGTAGCAATCCACGGTGGAGGAGCCTACAACCTACTCACCTTCCTCGATGGTGGCCTGCGCCCACAGATAACCGGAATCCTCAAGGAGAGTGGTTGCGGCCCCACCGCACTGCATCAGCTCTCCGCCCATCCCAGCATGGCTCTCTTCGACACGACCCAAAGCCGTGTTCTCACCTCCGATACGGGTAGCGATCGAATCAGTGTCTTCGCGGTCAACGAAACCAGCCTCACAGTGCACCAGAGATTCGCCACCGATGCAGGCAGCGGACCGGCCCATCTCCTTCTACATCCCAAAGGGGATATTCTCTTCGTTGCCAACCAGCTCAATTGCTCCCTTTGCAGTTACAAATATGACCCGGAACGTGGCAGAATTCTCCACTGCATACAATGCATTGCCGAAGATACAGGCGGTCCTTTGGCTCTCCATCCATCAGGTCGCACGCTCTACACTACTGGCGGCAGCGAAGACGATGTCATTCAAGCCTGGCACATCGATCGAACCACCGGCAGACTGAATCGACTCCAGAGCTGGCACCAGCCCTCCGCAAGATCCGTCGCCATAACAGCAGAACGTAATACCCTCCTTGTTGTAAGCGATACGCTCGACGGCGTACTGCGTTTTGCAGCAGAGCCCGCCGACGGACGTCTACATCCCCCCACACTGGCAGCAGAAGTCCCCAAACCACTCAGTATCGCAACACTCTCCGACTCCGTATAA
- a CDS encoding FAD-binding protein, which produces MPIIITRDDPRYVSLQKGHNARFPETELDAAKRIFLCETSADAAVALQQIVSSGLRPTIRSGGHCYEDFVANNPGGAILDLSLLSGVNDSRSAPPYRIGPGVQLWNGYLELYKRYGVTLPGGTCGTVAAGGHISGGGYGLLSRLHGLSSDWLTAVEILTINGSGKVIPRRVDARHEADLFRACRGAGGGGLGVITSYEFDKLPQPPVEVVEAYISFPWEGMTEEKFVSLLKTFGEYWETRGQDPETWGMFAVLVVAHQAGGGHMGMSIQFCNPNGTCRDLTVLNDYLDRFLQCGSPASPADGTGHAGLAARKDAGDPLCSGVHTVRRRNWLDATGGNNSSGSSTRAKYKSAYMKRGFTQAEARCIYKHMTRTIPNVDLRGSVIEIDSYGGAINRKELLETTSVAQRASVLKLQFMTFWGDPEDDAGRLQWIRDLYKDLYSGPDSDPDHKETPWWSSRHEGCYINYPDRDMLSYTYWPQLYYGQGELYPFLQTVKRKYDPNNIFHHAMSIRP; this is translated from the coding sequence ATGCCCATTATCATTACACGCGACGACCCGCGATACGTGAGCTTGCAAAAAGGCCACAACGCGCGATTCCCCGAGACCGAGCTCGACGCTGCAAAACGGATCTTCCTGTGTGAAACCTCCGCCGACGCGGCTGTTGCTCTTCAGCAGATCGTGAGCTCTGGCCTGCGGCCCACCATACGCAGCGGAGGTCACTGCTACGAGGACTTCGTCGCAAATAATCCCGGGGGCGCTATTCTGGATCTCAGCCTTCTCTCCGGCGTCAACGACAGCAGAAGTGCCCCGCCCTACCGGATTGGTCCCGGAGTGCAGCTCTGGAACGGATACCTCGAGCTCTACAAACGCTACGGTGTAACGCTTCCCGGAGGAACCTGCGGCACCGTTGCGGCAGGTGGCCACATCAGCGGCGGAGGATATGGTCTCCTATCACGGCTTCATGGGCTCTCCTCCGACTGGCTGACTGCGGTAGAGATTCTGACGATCAATGGGAGTGGGAAGGTAATTCCCCGCCGAGTAGACGCCCGCCACGAGGCCGACCTCTTTCGCGCCTGCCGGGGCGCAGGAGGCGGTGGCCTGGGCGTGATCACTTCCTACGAATTCGACAAGCTCCCTCAACCACCAGTGGAGGTCGTCGAAGCTTACATCTCCTTTCCGTGGGAGGGCATGACAGAAGAAAAATTCGTATCGCTCCTGAAGACATTCGGAGAGTATTGGGAGACCCGCGGCCAGGATCCCGAGACCTGGGGGATGTTCGCGGTCCTGGTAGTCGCGCATCAGGCAGGCGGAGGACACATGGGAATGTCCATTCAGTTCTGTAACCCCAACGGCACATGCCGCGACCTGACCGTGCTCAACGACTATCTGGACCGCTTTCTCCAATGCGGCTCCCCGGCATCTCCGGCAGATGGCACTGGCCATGCAGGACTCGCAGCCAGAAAAGACGCAGGCGACCCTCTCTGCTCCGGTGTCCACACCGTCCGACGACGAAACTGGCTCGACGCCACAGGCGGCAACAACAGCTCCGGCAGCAGCACCCGCGCCAAGTACAAATCCGCCTACATGAAACGCGGCTTCACCCAGGCCGAGGCTCGCTGCATCTACAAACACATGACCCGGACGATCCCGAACGTCGACCTTCGTGGCTCGGTGATCGAAATAGACTCCTACGGTGGAGCGATCAACCGCAAAGAACTCCTCGAAACTACCTCCGTCGCGCAGCGAGCCTCTGTACTTAAGCTCCAGTTCATGACCTTCTGGGGAGATCCTGAAGACGACGCCGGAAGACTTCAGTGGATCCGCGACCTTTACAAAGATCTCTACTCGGGCCCCGACTCCGACCCCGACCACAAAGAAACTCCTTGGTGGAGCTCCCGCCATGAAGGCTGTTACATCAACTACCCCGACCGGGATATGCTCTCCTATACCTACTGGCCTCAGCTCTACTACGGTCAGGGAGAACTCTACCCATTCCTCCAGACCGTAAAACGAAAGTACGACCCCAACAACATCTTTCATCACGCCATGTCGATACGCCCCTGA
- a CDS encoding oxidoreductase → MSGNSRIVRVGLIGYGYAGKTFHAPLIRAVPGLALTMVGSSRPEVVRNDLGEVMICSAAEVAIHPDVDLVVVASPNDSHFPLASAALRAGKDVVVDKPFTVTLAEARSLLQIAEEQGRMISVFHNRRWESEVQATRAVLESGALGVVSHYECHMDRYRPHVRQRWREEEGPGAGLWFDLGPHLIDQALYLFGLPQSISASFATLREGGKTDDWAHVQLNYERMRIILHASLLVSRGGPRSIVHGTRASWVKYGADVQETQLKEGMVPGSPGFGYDPDPGVLYDGETGRRTEIPAPLGNQQMYYMQIRDAILEGQQASIPGIDAVAVMAVLETTFRSGEQGRVLPLPMSPSEVAKWLRAHPVL, encoded by the coding sequence ATGAGCGGAAATTCCCGGATAGTTCGTGTTGGCCTGATCGGCTATGGGTATGCAGGAAAGACCTTTCACGCGCCACTGATCCGAGCGGTTCCGGGGCTTGCGCTAACTATGGTGGGTTCGAGCAGGCCTGAAGTTGTGCGGAACGATCTGGGTGAGGTGATGATCTGTTCTGCCGCGGAGGTGGCGATACATCCCGATGTCGATCTTGTGGTGGTCGCGAGCCCTAACGACAGCCACTTTCCGCTTGCTTCGGCTGCGCTGCGTGCGGGGAAGGATGTGGTCGTCGACAAGCCGTTCACGGTGACGCTCGCCGAGGCGCGCTCTCTGCTGCAGATTGCGGAGGAACAGGGAAGGATGATCTCGGTCTTTCACAACCGCCGCTGGGAGAGCGAGGTTCAGGCCACACGCGCGGTGCTGGAGTCGGGCGCGCTTGGTGTGGTCTCACACTATGAGTGCCACATGGACCGCTACCGGCCTCACGTGCGCCAGCGCTGGCGCGAGGAGGAGGGCCCAGGTGCGGGGTTGTGGTTTGATCTGGGGCCACATCTTATCGATCAGGCGCTGTATCTCTTCGGACTCCCGCAGTCGATTAGCGCAAGCTTTGCCACGCTACGTGAAGGTGGAAAGACGGACGACTGGGCTCATGTTCAGCTGAACTATGAGCGCATGCGGATTATTCTTCATGCGTCGCTGCTGGTCTCAAGAGGCGGTCCAAGGTCTATCGTTCATGGGACACGAGCGAGTTGGGTGAAGTACGGTGCGGATGTGCAGGAGACGCAGCTGAAGGAAGGCATGGTGCCTGGTAGTCCCGGCTTCGGCTACGACCCTGACCCCGGCGTTCTGTACGACGGCGAGACGGGCAGGCGCACGGAGATTCCGGCGCCGTTGGGCAACCAGCAGATGTACTATATGCAGATCAGAGACGCGATACTGGAAGGGCAGCAGGCTTCGATTCCAGGGATCGATGCGGTCGCGGTGATGGCCGTGCTGGAGACAACATTTCGCTCGGGCGAGCAGGGAAGAGTGCTGCCGCTCCCGATGAGCCCGAGCGAGGTTGCTAAGTGGCTTCGGGCTCATCCTGTTCTTTAG
- a CDS encoding MFS transporter: MYFERHTRVRFLLAFWLFVLSGVAFLDRTNISIAGIQISKEYGLGNQRLGWIFSAFLIGYAGFQLPAGWLAARFGPRRVLTLGVLWWGIATALTAMLPSGISHAVMLLIAIRFALGAGEAVIYPAANQFVARWVPIRERGFINGLIFAGVGAGSGLTPPLLTWLITHHGWRAAFWFSAIVGLVAGAIWWRYSRDTPEEHPDVGPLELSEIHAGINGTVQEHRALSSETVEISWRAIFHRRDLPSLMIGYFSFGYVAWIFFSWFFLYMAQVRGFDLKSSARYSMLPFLSMTICCLAGGAISDKLTDRYGLRIGRAGLASVALFATACFLVIGSMVHSPQLAGVILAGGAGALYLSQSSFWSVSIDIAGRSSGVFSSMVNMGGQIGGAVTASLTPWIAQRFGWTTSFALAAVLAVIGALCWLTVHPERPLDA; the protein is encoded by the coding sequence GTGTATTTCGAACGCCATACCCGAGTCAGGTTTCTGCTTGCCTTCTGGCTCTTCGTCCTGAGTGGCGTTGCATTTCTTGATCGAACCAACATCTCGATCGCCGGGATACAGATCAGTAAAGAGTACGGACTGGGGAATCAGCGTTTGGGCTGGATCTTCAGCGCGTTTCTTATTGGGTATGCGGGCTTTCAGCTTCCGGCGGGATGGCTTGCGGCTCGCTTTGGCCCGCGCCGGGTTCTGACCCTTGGAGTTTTGTGGTGGGGGATTGCGACGGCGCTGACGGCGATGCTGCCTTCAGGGATCTCGCATGCGGTGATGTTGCTTATTGCGATCCGGTTTGCGCTGGGCGCAGGCGAGGCGGTGATCTATCCCGCGGCGAATCAGTTTGTTGCTCGATGGGTTCCGATTCGCGAGCGCGGCTTCATCAACGGGCTTATCTTTGCCGGAGTCGGCGCCGGCAGCGGCCTGACTCCACCACTGCTTACGTGGCTGATCACCCATCACGGATGGCGCGCGGCCTTCTGGTTCAGTGCGATTGTAGGTCTGGTCGCGGGAGCCATTTGGTGGCGTTACTCGCGGGATACCCCCGAGGAGCACCCCGATGTCGGCCCACTGGAGCTGAGCGAGATTCACGCCGGAATCAACGGTACCGTTCAGGAGCACCGCGCACTCAGTTCCGAAACGGTTGAGATTTCGTGGCGTGCGATCTTCCATCGCCGCGATCTTCCATCGCTGATGATTGGCTACTTCAGCTTCGGCTATGTCGCGTGGATCTTCTTCAGCTGGTTCTTTCTTTACATGGCACAGGTGCGGGGCTTCGATCTCAAATCGAGCGCGCGCTACTCCATGCTTCCATTCCTGTCGATGACGATCTGCTGTCTGGCAGGGGGGGCGATCAGCGACAAACTAACGGATCGGTATGGGCTGCGTATCGGCCGTGCTGGTCTGGCGTCGGTCGCGCTTTTTGCGACGGCATGCTTTCTAGTAATCGGATCGATGGTTCATAGTCCGCAGCTTGCAGGAGTCATCCTCGCAGGCGGGGCCGGGGCGTTGTATCTGTCGCAGAGTTCGTTCTGGTCTGTTTCCATCGACATCGCAGGTCGCAGCTCCGGAGTGTTTTCGAGCATGGTGAATATGGGAGGGCAGATAGGGGGTGCGGTGACGGCGTCGCTGACTCCGTGGATCGCCCAGCGCTTCGGTTGGACGACCTCTTTTGCCCTTGCTGCGGTCTTGGCCGTGATAGGGGCGCTTTGCTGGTTGACGGTGCATCCGGAACGTCCGCTCGACGCTTAG